The following are encoded in a window of Clarias gariepinus isolate MV-2021 ecotype Netherlands chromosome 8, CGAR_prim_01v2, whole genome shotgun sequence genomic DNA:
- the pbld gene encoding phenazine biosynthesis-like domain-containing protein: MEIPVYTVDAFTNLPFKGNPAAICLLENELKEELYQKIAAEMNLSETAFITCLKPTEDFCSGARFGLRWFTPTNEIRLCGHATLASAAVLFYEKKNTNSVLAFETLSGELLVHQRGDSLVMDFPLNKPEVQDKKKFNDILKAAVGDLPIQEVCHCKTTKKLLVRLLDTCDRSVLTSLSPVSESLLKSEDCGRVKSLIITVKAAPNSQPGYDFYSRNFAPWVGVPEDPVTGSAHTVLAAYWSEKLGKKKMLAYQCSRRGGELELELRGDRVDIAGQAVVLLRGILKL, from the exons ATGGAGATTCCAGTATATACTGTTGATGCCTTTACTAATTTGCCTTTTAAAGGAAACCCTGCTGCGATCTGTCTTTTAGAGAAT GAACTGAAAGAGGAGCTTTATCAGAAAATAGCAGCTGAAATGAACTTGTCTGAGACTGCATTCATCACCTGTCTGAAACCAACAGAAGATTTTTGTTCAG GAGCAAGGTTTGGCTTACGTTGGTTCACCCCTACAAATGAGATCAGACTTTGCGGTCATGCAACACTGGCTTCAGCAGCTGTGCTCTTTTACGAGAAAA AAAACACCAACTCTGTGCTGGCCTTTGAGACTCTGAGTGGAGAGCTGCTGGTGCATCAGCGGGGTGACTCATTAGTGATGGACTTTCCTCTTAATAAGCCAGAAGTCCAg gacaaaaagaaatttaatgaCATTCTTAAG GCTGCTGTTGGAGACCTGCCAATTCAGGAGGTGTGTCACtgtaaaacaacaaagaagCTGCTAGTGCGTTTGCTGGATACATGTGACAG GTCTGTACTTACTTCCTTGAGTCCGGTCTCTGAGTCTCTGCTGAAAAGTGAAGATTGTGGAAgggttaagagtctcatcatcacCGTGAAAGCAGCACCAAACTCACAGCCAGGATATGACTTCTACTCCCGTAACTTTGCACCGTGGGTTGGAGTTCCTGAAGATCCTGTTACTG GCTCTGCACATACAGTTCTTGCTGCTTACTGGTCTGAGAAACTGGGAAAGAAGAAAATGTTAG CCTACCAGTGCTCTAGACGTGGTGGTGAACTCGAGCTGGAACTGCGAGGAGACAGAGTTGACATCGCTGGACAAGCAGTTGTCTTACTTCGAGGAATCCTCAAACTGTAG
- the dna2 gene encoding DNA replication ATP-dependent helicase/nuclease DNA2: protein MSNIKPKKTMVSSGLQSHISAFFSKGGGGSGFYPRDPQHEVLPKSPKRGTALGANVDIYNAKQETRFPLSPFTIPETPESEKEYHCQTPPFSLGQCSPVSRSPRSRALTCKTKLLSNRSLQPQNKTSPKSGDTVNVENVIGHFSSVKRPMHGSETYQKSKRPRTGQLVKSSEQESSLEGDDLNKFLQIIRETGDLHTKKSTIDFPKSMHKKPGKAEKILSEKNCSVLTLSDKILGNMTSQKKNGTTGSVTKLPQVSHKSSSGADEKENIPLGTEQSMDFNKVSSENQSDLVVSYTSWVCNNDAGENEKVSKQATKLGDDKKTITTAEENFSLLDDSWFNDEMEQSLVEPEHKKSKLEKKRSIPEHVVLASGVHNRYWVLDVQETTGAHGYAEKHLTITCSKSSHPTETCILKDGWEDTPVAHGDIIHLEGDCVSGLWEINRNSGFLILIPDVLISGTSIAGSVRCMRRGVLGEMFKSLDGGSKQMLNGTIVHDIFQKAAMSLDFSPEKLEKLASEALLRPNYLGQMYSLKLTQADMKQEVEEYIPAIAEWAKDYLCTSQQARQKQLSLRLPSDGALSREDSNCSITVTDFVDIEENIWSPRFGLKGKIDVTAGVRIHRRGKKHIDKIVPLELKTGKESNSIEHRSQVILYTLMSTERRTDAEAGFLVYLKTGNLHPIVGNHMDRRELIKLRNTLVHHLSNSLVKLEGKNQMARLPEVISDKQACKYCPQKRNCALYNRAVEKAHRPSGDPEAFLQLESDHLNQLHLQYFSHWLLLCSLEARTMESKGGRRNIWLLSAQEREKNGGCVGNMVLTGSVTTLSEGVYIHRFKRKQGDHTLITLIVGDRVVISDQDSRFIGIATGYITEITNTGVMCHLDKNLSKNFADMVFRLDQDEGAGGLSTHLGNLSMLMENSPNSERLRQLIVEFKPPQFIDTLSSVLPRDAKDTVANILKGLNKPQKQAMKKVLLSKDYTLIVGMPGTGKTTTICTLVRILHACGFSVLLTSYTHSAVDNILLKLKRFKVGFLRLGRAQKVHRDILPFTEEQHQSRGIKTLDQLEDLYNKELVVATTCMGVKHPIFTRRRFDFCIVDEASQISQPVCLGPLFYAQRFVLVGDHQQLPPIVQNAEARALGMDESLFKRLEHHSQAVVQLNVQYRMNSMIMSLSNALMYEGRLECGSERTANAQLQLPSIATLESELHVCPPQYTAWIYTALEPQKSVCFLDTSQVPALESVEKGGVSNHTEAVLVHALISLLLKAGCRASDIGVIAPYRQQLKAISTLLEEDSFRAVEVNTVDKYQGRDKSVIIVSFVRSQTDGNLGELLKDWRRLNVAITRAKHKLLMLGSAPAMRLYAPLEKLLTHMQQENMICQLPPAAHEALPRIKL from the exons ATGTCGAACATCAAGCCTAAGAAAACAATG GTGAGCAGTGGACTGCAATCACACATTTCTGCATTCTTCTCCAAG ggtggcGGAGGATCTGGGTTCTATCCCAGAGACCCTCAGCATGAG GTGCTACCAAAATCCCCAAAAAGAGGTACTGCTTTGGGGGCAAATGTAGATATCTACAATGCAAAGCAAGAAACAAGGTTCCCGCTCTCCCCCTTCACCATCCCTGAGACACctgaaagtgaaaaagaatatcACTGCCAAACTCCACCCTTTTCTCTTGGTCAATGCTCTCCTGTGTCCCGTAGTCCACGTTCCCGAGCTCTCACCTGCAAGACGAAGCTCTTGTCCAACAGGTCACTGCAGCCACAAAACAAGACGAGCCCAAAATCCGGGGACACTGTTAATGTAGAGAATGTTATTGGTCATTTTAGTTCAGTGAAACGGCCGATGCACGGGTCAGAAACGTATCAGAAATCCAAGCGCCCCAGAACAGGGCAGCTAGTCAAAAGTTCTGAACAGGAATCAAGCTTAGAAGGAGATGACTTGAACAAATTTCTTCAGATTATtcgtgaaactggtgatttgcacacaaaaaaatcgACGATAGACTTCCCGAAGAGCATGCATAAAAAACCTGGGAAAGCTGAGAAGATTTTATCTGAGAAGAACTGTTCAGTATTAACTTTGTCTGATAAGATACTGGGAAATATgacatcacagaaaaaaaatggtacTACGGGGTCGGTCACGAAATTACCACAAGTCAGTCATAAAAGCAGCTCCGGTGCAGATGAGAAGGAGAATATTCCTCTCGGTACAGAACAAAGCATGGACTTCAACAAAGTATCCAGTGAGAATCAGTCGGATCTCGTGGTGTCCTACACTTCATGGGTATGCAACAATGATGCTGGTGAAAATGAGAAGGTATCGAAACAGGCTACGAAGCTTGGTGACGATAAAAAGACCATCACAACTGCTGAGGAGAATTTCAGTTTGCTGGACGACAGCTGGTTCAATGACGAAATGGAGCAAAGTCTGGTAGAGCCAGAACATAAAAAGTCCAAACTTGA GAAGAAGAGAAGCATTCCTGAGCATGTCGTCCTGGCTTCTGGAGTCCATAACCGGTATTGGGTTCTAGATGTGCAGGAAACCACTGGAGCCCATGGCTACGCTGAGAAGCATTTAACCATCACTTGCTCAAAGTCTTCACACCCTACTGAGACCTGCATTTTAAAAGATGGCTG GGAGGACACTCCAGTTGCTCATGGAGACATTATTCATCTGGAAGGGGACTGTGTTTCTGGCCTATGGGAGATTAACAGGAACTCTGGTTTCCTGATACTTATTCCTGACGTGCTTATCTCAGGGACCAGCATAGCTGGCAGTGTCCGCTGTATGAGACGAGGTGTACTTGGAGAGATGTTTAAG AGTTTGGATGGTGGAAGCAAGCAGATGCTAAATGGGACCATAGTTCATGACATCTTTCAAAAAGCTGCCATGTCCTTAGACTTTTCTCCTGAAAAGTTAGAGAAACTTGCCAGTGAAGCCCTGCTCAGACCAAACTACCTTGGACAAAT GTACAGTCTGAAACTGACTCAAgcagacatgaagcaggaggTGGAGGAATATATTCCTGCGATTGCTGAATGGGCCAAAGATTATCTCTGTACCTCTCAACAGGCCAGGCAGAAACAGCTGAGTCTCAGACT TCCCAGTGATGGAGCTCTGAGCCGAGAGGACTCGAACTGCAGCATCACCGTCACTGATTTTGTGGACATTGAGGAGAACATCTGGTCTCCAAGGTTTGGTTTGAAGGGGAAAATTGATGTAACTGCAGGTGTTAGGATCCACCGGCGTGGCAAGAAGCATATAGACAAGATTGTACCATTAGAGCTAAAGACGGGCAAGGAGTCTAACTCCATTGAGCATCGCAGCCAG gttaTCTTATATACTCTTATGAGCACTGAGAGAAGGACAGATGCTGAGGCGGGTTTCCTCGTCTACTTGAAAACTGGCAATCTACACCCTATAGTGGGTAACCACATGGACAGAAGAG AGCTGATCAAGCTGAGGAACACTCTGGTGCATCATCTTAGCAACAGTCTCGTCAAGCTGGAGGGCAAAAATCAAATGGCACGTTTACCCGAAGTCATCTCGGACAAGCAGGCCTGCAAGTACTGCCCACAGAAAAGAAACTGTGCACTTTACAACAG AGCTGTGGAGAAGGCTCACCGTCCTTCTGGAGACCCCGAGGCTTTCCTACAGCTTGAGAGTGACCATCTAAACCAGCTTCACTTACAGTACTTCAGCCATTGGTTGCTGCTCTGCAGCTTGGAGGCACGCACCATGGAGAGCAAGGGAGGACGCCGCAACATCTGGCTCCTGTCCGCTCAGGAGAG GGAGAAAAATGGTGGATGTGTCGGGAACATGGTATTGACAGGGAGCGTGACTACTCTCTCTGAGGGTGTGTACATACACCGCTTCAAGCGCAAGCAAGGAGACCATACACTCATCACACTGATAGTCGGGGACAGGGTGGTGATCAGCGATCAGGACTCCAGGTTTATCGGTATAGCCACTGGATACATCACCGAGATTACAAACACAGGAGTGATGTGTCATTTAGATAA AAATCTCTCTAAGAATTTTGCGGATATGGTATTCCGGCTGGATCAGGATGAGGGGGCTGGAGGATTGAGCACACATCTTGGAAACCTCTCCATGCTGATGGAGAACTCGCCAAACAG TGAAAGGCTGAGGCAGCTCATTGTGGAGTTTAAGCCTCCTCAATTCATCGATACCCTTAGCAGTGTACTGCCACGAGATGCCAAGGACACCGTTGCCAACATTCTGAAAG GCCTCAACAAACCTCAGAAACAGGCCATGAAAAAGGTTCTGCTGTCCAAAGACTATACACTTATTGTTGGAATGCCTGGCACTGGAAAAACCACCACCATTTGTACTCTG GTGCGTATTCTGCACGCCTGTGGCTTCAGTGTACTCTTGACCAGCTACACGCATTCTGCAGTAGACAACATTTTGCTAAAGCTGAAAAGGTTTAAGGTGGGCTTCCTGCGTCTGGGCCGAGCTCAGAAAGTGCACCGTGACATCTTACCCTTCACTGAGGAGCAGCATCAGTCCAGGGGAATCAAAACCCTTGACCAGCTAGAGGATCTCTATAACAAAGAG CTTGTTGTAGCCACTACCTGTATGGGTGTGAAGCATCCGATCTTCACCCGACGACGCTTTGATTTCTGCATTGTGGATGAGGCGTCTCAGATCAGCCAGCCTgtgtgcttgggcccactcTTCTACGCTCAGCGGTTTGTTCTTGTAGGAGATCACCAACAGCTGCCTCCTATTGTCCAAAACGCTGAGGCCAG GGCTTTGGGCATGGATGAGAGCTTGTTCAAGCGTCTTGAGCACCACAGTCAGGCTGTAGTTCAGCTAAATGTCCAGTACAGGATGAACAG CATGATTATGTCCCTGAGCAATGCCCTGATGTACGAGGGCAGGCTGGAGTGTGGCTCAGAGCGGACTGCCAATGCTCAGCTGCAGCTGCCCAGCATCGCCACACTAGAAAGTGAGCTGCATGTGTGTCCGCCTCAGTACACTGCCTGGATCTACACTGCACTCGAACCGCAAAAATCTGTCTGCTTTCTGGACACGTCTCAG GTTCCAGCTTTAGAGAGTGTGGAGAAAGGTGGAGTCAGTAATCACACAGAGGCCGTCCTGGTGCATGCTCTCATTAGCCTGCTGCTTAAG GCTGGCTGCAGAGCAAGTGATATCGGGGTCATCGCTCCATACCGGCAGCAGCTCAAAGCTATCTCCACTTTATTGGAAGAGGATTCTTTCAGAGCTGTGGAGGTGAACACCGTGGACAAGTATCAGGGTCGGGACAAGAGCGTCATTATCGTGTCCTTTGTCAGAAGCCAGACAGATGGCAAT ctGGGAGAACTGCTTAAAGACTGGCGAAGGCTGAATGTGGCCATCACCAGAGCCAAACATAAACTGCTGATGCTGGGCTCGGCTCCGGCAATGCGTCTCTACGCTCCACTGGAGAAACTTCTCACTCATATGCAGCAGGAGAACATGAt CTGCCAGCTGCCACCTGCTGCTCATGAAGCACTACCTCGCATCAAATTGTGA